The Corallococcus soli genome has a window encoding:
- a CDS encoding GGDEF domain-containing response regulator, giving the protein MKTKPFTLLVVDDSQALLPHLVRTLGPEDFALRVARSGPEALGLTQEVDGVLLCPGEASPAEAHALLEALTPPGPTPRPPVVVLAPPEDKALRLAALRRGAELILTPWDEEELRIRLYRSLETHQKWTELHSQVEELRRLAVTDGLTQVHNHRYFQERLREEFRRAQRYDESLSLILVDLDHFKNINDAHGHGAGDRVLREVAASLQHSVRETDLVARYGGEEFAILLPCTHLPGALTVAERVRRGISDLHAGPEGALRVTGSLGVSSFPHRAILTPEQLLLTADEALYRAKREGRDRICLHPPAPLFSAPPSRVG; this is encoded by the coding sequence GTGAAAACCAAGCCCTTCACGCTGCTGGTCGTCGATGATTCGCAGGCACTGCTGCCCCACCTGGTGCGCACGCTCGGCCCCGAGGACTTCGCCCTGCGGGTGGCGCGCTCGGGGCCGGAGGCCCTGGGGCTGACCCAGGAGGTAGACGGCGTCCTGCTGTGCCCCGGCGAAGCGAGCCCCGCCGAGGCCCACGCCCTCCTGGAGGCGCTCACCCCACCCGGCCCCACACCCCGGCCTCCGGTGGTGGTGCTGGCCCCCCCAGAGGACAAGGCCCTGAGGCTCGCCGCGCTGAGGCGGGGGGCTGAGTTGATTTTGACCCCCTGGGACGAGGAAGAACTGCGAATCCGGCTTTACCGGAGCCTGGAGACGCACCAGAAGTGGACAGAACTCCACTCCCAGGTCGAGGAGCTGCGCCGGCTGGCCGTCACGGACGGGCTCACCCAGGTGCACAACCACCGCTACTTCCAGGAGCGGCTGCGCGAGGAGTTCCGGCGCGCGCAGCGCTACGACGAGAGCCTGTCGCTCATCCTGGTGGACCTGGACCACTTCAAGAACATCAACGACGCCCACGGCCACGGCGCGGGCGACCGGGTGCTCCGGGAGGTGGCCGCGTCGCTCCAGCACAGCGTGCGTGAAACCGACCTGGTGGCCCGCTACGGCGGCGAGGAGTTCGCCATCCTCCTGCCCTGTACCCACCTGCCGGGAGCCCTCACCGTCGCGGAGCGCGTGCGCAGGGGCATTTCCGACCTGCACGCCGGGCCGGAGGGGGCCCTGCGCGTGACGGGCTCGCTGGGCGTCTCCAGCTTCCCCCACCGGGCCATCCTCACCCCCGAGCAGCTGCTGCTCACCGCCGACGAGGCCCTCTACCGCGCCAAGCGCGAGGGGCGGGATCGCATCTGCCTGCACCCGCCCGCCCCCCTGTTTTCGGCCCCGCCTTCACGGGTCGGCTGA
- a CDS encoding ATP-binding protein — MGTLVAQAQAQDPVARGRLLLVDDEENILKSIRRVLRRGEWDIETATDAEAGLRTLERFHPEVVISDFRMPGMNGVEFLTQVKQQEPRAQRIMLTGQADQQAIEEAINRSEIFRFISKPWNDSHLVLTVKSAFEQHALQTENDRLYRVTQEQNAELKRLNADLEERVAVRTRLLSAAKREWELSFDCMETPLAVVRARDFAVRRANVAYAQVARRSIEEVPSDVPCHQYLFGRDTPCAGCPLPSAMESGKGARGEVREGGRSYVVAAYPFAGDDRAVCTYRDVTEEQAMTRRLIETEKMAAVGQLAGGVAHEINNPLGGILAFAQLMSRDAGRSGSDLESLKLIEESALRCKRIVESLLKFSRHSRVEDRRLFDVSKCVEDAAVLFRAQLKSMPRVELKLGLKDGLPKVYGDAGQLAQVVLNLLQNGLYALPEGTGRLSLETGREGDRCFFAVTDTGTGIEERHLPRIFEPSFTTKPPGEGTGLGLSIAYRIVQDHGGTFQVDTHVGDGSRFTVFLPIPLQLERLP, encoded by the coding sequence ATGGGAACCCTGGTGGCACAAGCACAAGCGCAGGACCCGGTCGCCCGAGGGCGGCTGCTGCTCGTGGACGACGAGGAGAACATCCTCAAGTCCATCCGGCGGGTGCTGCGGCGGGGTGAGTGGGACATCGAGACGGCGACGGACGCGGAGGCCGGCCTTCGCACGCTGGAGCGCTTCCACCCGGAGGTCGTCATCTCCGACTTCCGCATGCCGGGGATGAACGGGGTGGAGTTCCTCACCCAGGTGAAGCAGCAGGAGCCCCGGGCCCAGCGCATCATGCTGACGGGGCAGGCGGATCAGCAGGCCATCGAAGAGGCCATCAACCGCTCGGAGATCTTCCGCTTCATCTCCAAGCCCTGGAACGACAGCCACCTGGTGCTCACCGTCAAGAGCGCCTTCGAGCAGCACGCGCTCCAGACGGAGAACGACCGGCTCTACCGCGTCACCCAGGAGCAGAACGCGGAGCTGAAGCGCCTCAACGCGGACCTGGAGGAGCGGGTCGCGGTGCGCACGCGGCTGCTCTCCGCGGCCAAGCGCGAGTGGGAGCTGTCCTTCGACTGCATGGAGACGCCGCTCGCGGTGGTGCGCGCGCGGGACTTCGCCGTGCGCCGCGCGAACGTGGCCTACGCGCAGGTGGCGCGCCGCTCCATCGAAGAGGTGCCCTCCGACGTGCCGTGCCACCAGTACCTGTTCGGCCGGGACACACCGTGCGCGGGCTGCCCGCTGCCCTCCGCGATGGAGAGCGGCAAGGGCGCGCGCGGCGAGGTGCGCGAGGGCGGGCGCAGCTACGTGGTGGCCGCCTATCCGTTCGCGGGCGACGACCGCGCGGTGTGCACCTACCGCGACGTCACGGAGGAGCAGGCGATGACGCGCCGGCTCATCGAGACGGAGAAGATGGCGGCGGTGGGACAGCTGGCGGGCGGCGTGGCGCACGAAATCAACAACCCGCTGGGCGGCATCCTGGCCTTCGCGCAGCTCATGTCGCGCGACGCGGGCCGCAGCGGCAGCGACCTGGAGTCGCTGAAGCTGATTGAAGAGAGCGCGCTGCGCTGCAAGCGCATCGTGGAGAGCCTGCTGAAGTTCAGCCGGCACAGCCGCGTGGAGGACCGCCGCCTCTTCGACGTGTCCAAGTGCGTGGAGGACGCCGCGGTGCTCTTCCGCGCGCAGCTCAAGTCCATGCCCCGGGTGGAGCTGAAGCTGGGCCTGAAGGACGGGCTGCCCAAGGTGTACGGCGACGCCGGCCAGCTCGCGCAGGTGGTGCTCAACCTGCTGCAGAACGGCCTGTACGCGCTGCCCGAAGGCACCGGGCGCCTGTCGCTGGAGACGGGCCGCGAGGGCGACCGGTGCTTCTTCGCGGTGACGGACACCGGGACGGGCATCGAGGAGCGCCACCTGCCGCGCATCTTCGAGCCGTCCTTCACCACCAAGCCTCCGGGCGAGGGCACGGGCCTGGGCCTGTCCATCGCCTACCGCATCGTCCAGGACCACGGGGGCACCTTCCAGGTGGACACCCACGTCGGCGATGGCTCCCGCTTCACCGTCTTCCTGCCCATTCCCCTGCAGCTCGAGAGGTTGCCGTGA
- a CDS encoding class I SAM-dependent methyltransferase: MSGLMDQALGCYAGLPASERFHVHARASSAPLLAVASRLPAGTVADIGCGHGLLSALMALAVPGRRVLGVDLDARKVRWAQEALSGLPNVALSVGSVEQLAAEYPGTLDAAVVCDVLYLLPEAQWPGFLKAVRGLLKPGGRFLLKEVEGDRSWKHAKALAQEWVMVSLLGRTKASGGMVLRPRVDGVRMLRDAGFEVREVVGLGEGYTTPHLLYDAEAR; this comes from the coding sequence ATGAGCGGGCTCATGGACCAGGCCCTGGGGTGCTACGCGGGGCTGCCCGCCAGCGAGCGCTTCCACGTGCACGCGCGAGCGTCGTCGGCGCCGCTGCTCGCGGTGGCGTCGCGCCTGCCGGCGGGGACGGTGGCGGACATCGGCTGTGGGCACGGGCTGCTGTCCGCGCTGATGGCGCTCGCGGTGCCGGGGCGCCGGGTGCTGGGCGTGGACCTGGACGCGCGCAAGGTGCGCTGGGCCCAGGAGGCGCTTTCGGGGCTGCCCAACGTGGCGCTGTCCGTGGGGTCGGTGGAGCAGCTGGCGGCGGAGTACCCCGGGACGCTGGACGCGGCGGTGGTGTGCGACGTGCTGTACCTGCTGCCGGAGGCGCAGTGGCCCGGCTTCCTCAAGGCGGTGCGCGGCCTCTTGAAGCCCGGGGGCCGCTTCCTGCTGAAGGAGGTGGAGGGGGACCGCTCCTGGAAGCACGCCAAGGCGCTGGCGCAGGAGTGGGTGATGGTGTCGCTGCTGGGGCGCACGAAGGCCAGCGGCGGCATGGTGCTGCGGCCCCGCGTGGACGGCGTGCGGATGCTGCGCGACGCGGGCTTCGAGGTGCGCGAGGTGGTGGGCCTGGGCGAGGGCTACACGACGCCGCACCTGCTCTACGACGCGGAGGCGCGCTGA
- a CDS encoding ChbG/HpnK family deacetylase — translation MSPRTRLIVNADDLGLHPSLDAGILRAHREGIVTSATLLSMGPSAKEAVGLARAQGLAVGVHLALSTRLACAAPAASVRTVAPDGRLRGSWADFARAWLTGQVRREELELELSAQLSRARELGAEVDHLDGHQHLHLLPGVRSVVEALAAREGLPLRWPDALPRASWLRAPGPALKTTVLAVLARTAPRARPGVRRVSAGGVFEAGRLDEAALLAVLDALPAGDFELGCHPGEGAPHVPEDPAWRYGWDAELAALTSPRVKAKLVERGIVLADYGAMG, via the coding sequence ATGTCGCCGCGCACGCGCCTCATCGTCAACGCGGACGACCTGGGCCTGCACCCGTCGCTGGACGCGGGCATCCTGAGGGCGCACCGCGAAGGCATCGTCACCAGCGCCACGCTGCTGTCCATGGGGCCCTCCGCGAAGGAGGCCGTGGGGCTCGCGCGGGCGCAGGGGCTGGCGGTGGGCGTGCACCTGGCGCTGTCCACCCGGCTCGCGTGCGCCGCGCCCGCGGCGTCGGTGCGGACGGTGGCGCCGGACGGGCGGCTCCGGGGGAGCTGGGCGGACTTCGCCCGGGCGTGGCTCACCGGGCAGGTGCGCCGCGAGGAGCTGGAACTGGAGCTGTCCGCGCAGCTCTCCCGCGCGCGGGAGCTGGGCGCGGAAGTGGACCACCTGGACGGGCACCAGCACCTGCACCTGTTGCCCGGGGTGCGCTCCGTGGTGGAGGCCCTGGCGGCGCGGGAGGGCCTGCCCCTCCGGTGGCCGGATGCGCTGCCGCGCGCGTCGTGGCTGCGCGCTCCCGGGCCGGCGCTCAAGACGACGGTGCTGGCGGTGCTCGCGCGCACGGCGCCCCGAGCCCGGCCGGGCGTGCGCCGGGTGAGCGCGGGGGGCGTGTTCGAGGCGGGCCGGCTGGACGAGGCCGCGCTGCTGGCGGTGCTGGACGCGCTGCCGGCCGGGGACTTCGAGCTGGGGTGCCACCCCGGGGAGGGCGCGCCTCATGTGCCGGAGGACCCGGCCTGGCGCTACGGCTGGGACGCGGAGCTGGCGGCGCTCACCAGCCCCCGGGTGAAGGCGAAGCTCGTGGAGCGCGGCATCGTGCTCGCGGACTACGGCGCCATGGGCTGA
- a CDS encoding glycosyltransferase family 2 protein, translated as MAKYPSISLFFPAWNEEDYVERAVNRALEVLPKLTDDFEIIVVNDASTDRTQEVCDALAAKVPQLRVITHPVNLKLGGAMRTGLTASTKDLVLYSDIDLPFDMREVERALHLMEYLEADMICAFRFDRTSEGPKRIVYSFVYNLLIRALFDIQIKDVNFSFKLMHRRVLESMELKSQGSFIDAELVVKAIRKGFRVFQMGVDYFPRTRGVSTLASPSVIVKMVKELVSLYPETRTPPPPVQPVRLPPSVQPLRPVTGTTGRG; from the coding sequence GTGGCCAAGTACCCGAGCATCAGCCTGTTCTTCCCCGCCTGGAACGAGGAGGACTACGTCGAGCGCGCTGTGAACCGCGCCCTCGAAGTGCTGCCGAAGCTCACGGACGACTTCGAGATCATCGTCGTCAATGACGCGTCCACGGACCGGACCCAGGAGGTCTGCGACGCGCTGGCGGCGAAGGTGCCGCAGCTGCGGGTCATCACCCACCCGGTGAACCTGAAGCTGGGCGGGGCGATGCGCACGGGGCTGACGGCGAGCACGAAGGACCTGGTGCTCTATTCGGACATCGACCTGCCGTTCGACATGCGGGAGGTGGAGCGGGCGCTGCACCTGATGGAGTACCTGGAGGCGGACATGATCTGCGCCTTCCGGTTTGATCGCACGAGCGAGGGCCCCAAGCGCATCGTGTACTCGTTCGTCTACAACCTGCTCATCCGGGCGTTGTTCGACATCCAGATCAAGGACGTGAACTTCAGCTTCAAGCTGATGCACCGCCGGGTGCTGGAGTCCATGGAGCTCAAGAGCCAGGGCTCCTTCATCGACGCGGAGCTGGTGGTGAAGGCCATCCGCAAGGGCTTCCGCGTGTTCCAGATGGGCGTGGACTACTTCCCGCGCACGCGCGGCGTCTCAACGCTGGCCTCGCCGTCGGTCATCGTGAAGATGGTGAAGGAGCTGGTGAGCCTGTACCCGGAGACGCGCACGCCGCCGCCGCCGGTGCAGCCGGTGCGCCTGCCGCCGTCGGTGCAGCCGCTGCGGCCCGTGACGGGCACCACGGGGCGCGGGTAG